ATCCGATCCGGGTGGCTGAGGGTGTTGACGGAGCGTGAGAGGGGAATGCTGAGAGAATAGGTCTCAACAACCTGAAGCACTGGGAGTTTATATGGTCAAGCTACAAAGGGCTCACGGTGGATACCTTGGCACACAGAGGCGATGAAGGACGTGGTTACCTGCGATAAGTCTCGGGGAGCTGGAAACACGCTTTGATCCGGGAATTTCCGAATGGGGCAACCCCTAGAACGGCCGCCTGAATCCATAGGGCGGTGCGAGCCAACCCAGCGAACTGAAACATCTTAGTAGCTGGAGGAAAGGAAAGTAAAAACGACTCCCTCAGTAGCGGCGAGCGAACGGGGACAAGCCTAAACCGATGCTTTCGAGCATCGGGGTTGTGGGACAGCAACGTGCATCAGGGAGATTAGGAGAAGCGTTTGAATGGCGCGCCACAGAGGGTGAAAGCCCCGTAACCGAAAATCGAACTGAGCTAGCTGGATCCCGAGTAGCACGGAGCACGTGAAATTCCGTGTGAATCCGCGAGGACCACCTCGTAAGGCTAAGTACTCCTGTGTGACCGATAGCGCAACAGTACCGCGAGGGAAAGGTGAAAAGAACCCCGGGAGGGGAGTGAAATAGAACATGAAACCGTGAGCTTACAAGCAATGGGAGCCCGACTGATCGGGTGACCGTGTGCCTGTTGAAGAATGAGCCGGCGACTTATAGGCACTGGCAGGTTAAACCGGGAATGGTGGAGCCATAGCGAAAGCGAGTCTGAATAGGGCGAACGTCAGTGTTTATAGACCCGAACCCGGGTGATCTAACCATGGCCAGGATGAAGCTTGGGTGATACCAAGTGGAGGTCCGAACCGACTGATGTTGAAAAATCAGCGGATGAGCTGTGGTTAGGGGTGAAATGCCAATCGAACCCGGAGCTAGCTGGTTCTCCCCGAAATACGTTGAGGCGTAGCGTCTCGTGCTCCAGCAGGGGGGTAAAGCCACCGTTTCGGTGCGGGCTGCGAGAGCGGTACCAAATCGAGACGAACTCTGAATACCCTGTGTGTAGCGAGGCAGTCAGACTGTGGGGGATAAGCTCCATGGTCGAAAGGGAAACAGCCCAGACCGCCAGCTAAGGTCCCCAAATCAATGCTGAGTGATAAAGGAGGTGGGATTGCCCAGACAACCAGGAGGTTTGCCTAGAAGCAGCCATCCTCAAAGGAGTGCGTAATAGCTCACTGGTCGAGCGATCCTGCGCCGAAAATGAACGGGGCTAAGCATTGTACCGAAGCTGCGGATTTAATTGTTCTTAGGAACATTCAAATGGTAGGGGAGCGTTCCATGTGGGGTGAAGCGTTAGCGTAAGCGGGCGTGGACTGCATGGAAGTGAGAATGTCGGCTTGAGTAGCGAAAACATGGGTGAGAATCCCATGCCCCGAAACCCTAAGGGTTCCTCCGGCAGGCTCGTCCGCGGAGGGTTAGTCAGGACCTAAGGCGAGGCCGAAAGGCGTAGTCGATGGACAACAGGTCAACATTCCTGTACCTGTCATGTTTTGGGAAGGGGGACGGAGAAGGCTAGCCAAGCCAGACGTTGGTTACTGGTCCAAGCGTTCGAGGCGTTGAGAGCTGGCGAAAACAGCTTGAGCTGAGGCGTGAGTGCGAGCGGCTACGGCCGCGAAGTTGGTGATGTCAAGCTTCCAAGAAAAGCCCTATACCCGTTAAGGCATGATGGCCTGTACCCGAAACCGACACAGGTGGGGTGGTAGAGAATACCGAGGGGCGCGAGGTAACTCTCTCTAAGGAACTCGGCAAAATGGCCCCGTAACTTCGGGAGAAGGGGTGCCACCGCGAGGTGGTCGCAGTGAAGAGGCCCAGGCGACTGTTTACCAAAAACACAGGTCTCCGCTAAGTCGCAAGACGATGTATGGGGGCTGACGCCTGCCCAGTGCCGGAAGGTTAAGGAAGCTGGTCAGCGCAAGCGAAGCTAGCGACTGAAGCCCCGGTGAACGGCGGCCGTAACTATAACGGTCCTAAGGTAGCGAAATTCCTTGTCGGGTAAGTTCCGACCCGCACGAAAGGCGTAACGATCTGGGCGCTGTCTCGGAGAGAGGCTCGGCGAAATAGAATTGTCTGTGAAGATGCGGACTACGTGCACCCGGACAGAAAGACCCTATGAAGCTTTACTGTAGCTTGGTATTGTGCTCGGGCTCGGAATGCGCAGGATAGGTGGGAGGCTTTGATCCATTGCTTGTGGGTGATGGTGAGCCACTGGTGAGATACCACTCTTTCCGAGCTAGAGTTCTAACAGCAACCCGTTATCCGGGTGCTGGACAGTATCAGGTGGGCAGTTTGACTGGGGCGGTCGCCTCCTAAAAGGTAACGGAGGCGCGCAAAGGTCTGCTCAGGCTGGTTGGAAATCAGCCGACGAGTGTAAAAGCAGAAGCAGGCTTGACTGTGAGACCTACAAGTCGAACAGGGAGGAAACTCGGCTTTAGTGATCCGACGGTTCTGTGTGGAAGGGCCGTCGCTCAACGGATAAAAGTTACTCTAGGGATAACAGGCTGATCTCCCCCAAGAGTTCACATCGACGGGGAGGTTTGGCACCTCGATGTCGGCTCATCGCAACCTGGGGCTGAAGTCGGTCCCAAGGGTTGGGCTGTTCGCCCATTAAAGCGGTACGCGAGCTGGGTTCAGAACGTCGTGAGACAGTTCGGTCCATATCCGGTGCACGCGCAGGAATATTGAGAGGATTTCTCCCTAGTACGAGAGGACCGGGAGGAACGCACCTCTGGTGTGCCAGTTATCGTGCCAACGGTAAACGCTGGGTAGCCATGTGCGGAGTGGATAACCGCTGAAAGCATCTAAGTGGGAAGCCCACCTCAAGATGAGTATTCCCATGGCGTTAGCCAGTAAGGTCACGGGAAGAACACCCGTTGATAGGCTCTACGTGGAAGCGCAGTAATGTGTGAAGCGGAGGAGTACTAATAGACCGAGGGCTTGACCATCAACTCGAGCTCTTGATTGCTTGAAATCCAGAGGATGCTGATCACAGAACCGAATCTGATTCCTGAAAGGTATGACCTGAAAGGGATGAGGGGTTGGGGATGGGATCAGGATCTAACCTATGCAGTTCTCAGGGTTCACGCCCAGGGTTCACGCTCAGGATTCAATCTGAGTGACGACCTGCTGAGTGACGATCTGAGAGAACGACTATCCTGGTGTCCATGGCGCAGTGGAACCACACCGATCCATCTCGAACTCGGTTGTGAAACGCTGCAGCGCCGACGATATTTGGGGGGTAGCCCCCTGAGAAAATAGGTCGATGCCAGGTAAAACTCTTTTTCTGGGCCACTTCCCGGCCACTTCACGACCACGGCGTGGTTGTGCGCCGATGGCATGGCTGTTCGGTGATGGGTCAGTGATGGAAGGACCACGGGTGTGGCCGCCATCACGGGTCCGTCTCAGGGTCCGCGCCAGATCATCGGTACGGGCAGCGATGACAGCCACCTGCGGGTGGCTTTTTTTGTGACCATGGGCTGGTGCACATCACGTCCGTTCACGTCACGTCCCAGCTCATTTCAAGGCCGGCAACGTTGTTGACCGACCATTCAGCTGTCAAACCACCCAGCTGCAGCACCACTGAGCTGAAGCTTCGAAGGTTTACTTCGCTTCCATCCAGTTCGGCCCCACTCCCGTCTCCACGACGAGCGGCACCGTGAGCTGCACGGCCCGTTCCATGGTCTGGCGGGTGAGATCGCACACCTGATCAAGGGCCTCAGGGGCAGCCTCCAGCACCAGTTCGTCGTGCACCTGCAGCAGCAGCCGCGCCGGCAGGGCCTGCTGGCTGAGAGCCTGCTGCAGATGCACCATCGCCAGTTTGATGATGTCGGCGCTGGAGCCCTGAATCGGCGCATTGGCGGCGGCCCGCAGCTGCTGGGCCTCCAGGCCGCCGCGGCGGGCCACCTCCAGGTCGATCTCCATCGGATCCTTGCCGAGGTGACGACCCAGTCCGCTGGGATCGAAGGCAAAGGGCCTTCGCCGGCCCAGAATCGTTTCCACGTAGCCGCGGCTGAGGGCCAGCCGCTCCTGCAGCTCCAGAAAGGCGAACACCTTGGGGTAACGCTGCTTGTAGCGGCTCAGAAAATCCTTGGCCTGGCTCTGGCTCACCCCGGTTTCCCGGGCGAAGCGCTGGGCGCCCATGCCGTAGATCACGCCGAAGTTGATCGTCTTCCCGAGCCGTCGCTCGTCCGGGGTCACCGCTTCCTTGTCGAGCAACAGGCGGGCCGTGAGGGCGTGCACGTCGTCGCCGTTGCGGTAGGCCTCCACCAGCACCTCCTCGCCGCAGAGGTGGGTGAGGATCCTGAGCTCGATCTGGGAGTAGTCGGCGCTGATCAGGCTCCAGCCCTCCTGGGGCAGGAACGCCTTGCGGATCCGCCGCGAGAACTCCGTGCGGATGGGAATGTTCTGCAGGTTGGGATTGCTGCTGGAGAGCCGTCCGGTGGCCGTCACCGCCTGGTTGAAATCGGTGTGCACCCGGCCGGTCTCCGGCTCCATCAGGCTCGGCAGGGCGTCCACGTAGGTGCTCTTGAGCTTGCTGAGGGTGCGGTGCTCCAGCACCAGCGGCACCACCGGGTGGTCGTCCTCCAGCTTCTCCAGCACGTTCGCATCGGTGCTCCAGCCGGTCTTGGTGCGACGTGACTTTTTGCGGTCGAGCCCCAGGGTGTCGAACAGCAGCTCTCCCAGCTGCTTGGGGCTGGCCAGGTTGAACTCCACCCCCGCAGCGGCCCGGGCCTCCGCCTCCAGCCGCGCCAGGGTGGCCCCGAGCTCTTCGCTGAGCTCCTGCAGGTAAGCAGTGTCAATGCGGATTCCGGTGGCCTCCATCTGCGCCAGCACCGGCTCGAGGGGCAGCTCCACCCCATCGAGCAGCGCCGGCAGGGACGGACCCAGCTCTTCAAGCTGGCGGCGCAGCAGCGGGCTGAGCCGGCGAGTCACGTGCACATCCATGCCGCAGTAGAGGGCGGCCGCCTCGACCGGCACCGCCGCGAAGCTGGCGCCTTTGGGAACCAGCTCGCCGTAGCTGGTGGGGGTGAAGCCCAGATTGCGCTGGGCCAGCACCTCCAGGCCGTGCTTGGCGTTGGCATCGCGCAGGTAATCGGCCAGCAGCGTGTCCATCACCACACCGCCCAGGGGCAGCCCGTGGCGCAGCAGGATCAGCCGGTCGTACTTGGCGTTCTGCAGTGCCTTGGGGTGCTCGGCGCTGGCCAGCCAGGGGGCGAGCGCCGTGAGCACCTCATCCAGCGGCAGCTGCCTGGGGGGCGTGGGCGTCTCGCTGAGCAGGTCGTCCGCCACCGGAGGCTGGTGACCGATCGGGATGTAGGCCAGTTCAGTCAGCCCTTCGCCCCAGGCCACCCCCAGGCCCACCAGTTCCGCCTGGAACGGGTTGAGGGCCGTGGTTTCCGTGTCGAGTGCCACCGGCGCCGCCGGATCGGTGCAGCCCAGCAGCCGCTGCACCAGGGCGGCCAGCGCTTCGGGGCTGAGGATCACCTGGGGCTGAAGATCCGGGGGGCCGCCCGCGGCAGCCGGAGCGGCCAGGGCCCCCTCCTCCGCAACCGCCTTGGCCTCCTGGCTGATGGTCGCGTCCGCGGCTCCGGCGTCCGCCGAGAACAGGGCGGCAAACCGGTCCACCTGGCGGGCCAGGCTGGCCAGCTCCAGCTCGTCCAGGCTGCTGCGCAGTGCCTCCCGATCCACACGCCCCAGCTCCAGACGCGGAGCCTCCGGCAGCGGTATGTTCACCAGGATCTCCGCCAGCATGCGCGAGCGGAAGGCGTTGTCGCGGTCGTCCTTCAGCTTGCCGACCAGGGCACCCTTGAGCACCCCCTTGGGATCCTTGGCCTTCGGCCCGCTCCGCTCCAACGCCTCCAGGGCCGCGTAGATGCCATCGAGGTGCTCGTAGGCCGCCAGCAGGTTGATGGCCGTTTTGGGGCCCACACCCCGCACGCCGGGGATGTTGTCGCTGCTGTCGCCGGTGAGGGCCTTGAGGTCCACCACCTCCTCCGGCGTCACCCCGAGCTTGCTCACCACCCCCTCGCGGCGGACCTCCACCGGACCGCTGTTTTTCGCGTAGGGCCCTCCGCCCATGTAGAGCACGGCGATGTCACGGCTGTCATCCACCAGCTGGAAGAGGTCGCGATCGCCCGAGAGGATGCGCACGCGCCAGCCGGCGTCTGCGGCCCGGTTGGCCAGGGTGCCGAGCACGTCGTCGGCCTCGTAGCCGGGCGCCATGCAGAGGGGGATGTCGAGGCTTTCCCGCAGGATCGTCTGCAGGTTGGCCAGGTCCTGGAAGAAGGCCTCCGGAGCCTCATCGCGGTGGGCCTTGTAGGCCGCATCGGCGTCGTGGCGGAACGTGGGCACGTCCGTGTCGAAGGCCACCACCAGGCCGTTCGGTTCCAGCCCCTTGCAGTGGTCGAGAAGAGCCTTGAGGAAGCCGTAGGTCACCGAGGTGGGCACGCCATCCTTGGTGCTGAGGCCACCCTCACCGCCCTTGCTGAAGGCGTAGAAGCTGCGGAAGGCCAGGGAATGGCCATCGATGAGCAACAGCAGCGGCCTGGGGCCGTTGGGTTCTGCTGGTGCCACGCCGCTCCTGCCCGATCGTCGCCCCAGCCTGCCACTCGCCAGCCATCGCCGGCAGGCTGGGCGTTGCAGGCTGGGAGCTGGTGTGCGCCGCAGGGGCATGGCACTGGAACGGGGGCCAGGCGCCCGTGGCCCGAACAGCTTGGGCAAGGCCCGGTTCAGCGGCTGCGGGCTCTACCGCTGGTGGCTGCTGCGGCGCTGGGATGCCGCCCTGCCGCCGCTGCTGTTCATCGGCCTGAACCCCTCCATGGCCGATGGCCGCCGTGATGACCCCACCCTGCGGCGCCTGGTGGGGCTGGCCCGGGGCTGGGGCTTCGGTTCCCTGGAGGTGCTCAACCTCTACAGCCGCATCAGCGCCAGCCCTTCCCTGCTCCGGCGGGTGGACGACCCTGTGGGAGCGCCCAACGACCACTGGCTGCGGCGGCGCCTGGCCTTGCAGCCGCAGGCGGTGGTGTGGGCCGGCTGGGGAGCCGGCGGCGGGCTTGACGCCGGGCGACTGGCCCAGCTGGCGCCGCTGCTGCGGACCCGCCGGCTCCATGCCGTCGGGGTGACGGCCAGCGGCGATCCCCGCCATCCCCTCTATGTGCCCGCCACGGCGGTGCTGCAGCGCTGGAGCTGGCGCGATCCGCTGGCGCTGGGGCATCCTGGGCAGACCTGAGGCCAGCGTCCGGCCCTTCCCGCCATGTCCCGCATCCCCCGGCGCTACAGCGTCCATCTGCACATGAGCGGTGGACAGACGCAGTCGGTCACCTTCCCGACCCTCCAGTCCTTCCAGGACTGGTACAGCGGCGTGCTCACGGCGTCGGCGCCGGACACCTTCGTGAACGTGCCGATTTCGGAGCTGGAGGGTGAGTACATCGTGGTGCGTCCCTCCGCCGTGATCGGCATCCACGTGGAACCCCGGTTCAACGCAGTCGACGATGCATGACCCCTGAGCGGCTCGGTCTGCTCTGGGGGGTCACGGTCTTTGCCGGAGCCATCGCCCAGGCTCTGGCCTGGCTCACCGGCCTGCCCGGGGTGGTGCTGCTGCTCAGCGCCGGCCTGCTGATCGGCCGGGCGGGCCTCGGGCTGGTGGAGCCCCTGGACCTCGGGGACGGTCTCGAGACCGTGGTGGGGCTGTTCGTGAGCCTGGTGCTGTTCGACGGAGGCCTCAACCTGCGCCTGCCCGCCGATGGCACCCGCCAGGCGGTGCTGCGCATTGCCGGGGTGCGGTTGCTGCTGGCCCTGCTGGGCGGATTGCTGCTGGCCCATGGCCTGGCAGGGCTGGACTGGCCCCTGGCGGCGGTGTTCAGCGCCATCGTGCTGGCCACCGGTCCCACTGTGGTGAACCCGCTGGTGCGCCAGATCGGGCTGCGGGCCCCCCTGGGGGAGGTGCTGGAGGGGGAGGGCCTCGTGCTGGAGCCGATCGGCGCCGTGCTGGCCCTGCTGCTGCTCGAGCTGGTGCTGGGCAACCTGCATGGCTGGCGGGAGCTGGCCTTCGGGTTGCTGCTGCGCCTCGGCGGCGGGGTGCTGCTCGGGGCCGCCGCCGGCGGCCTGCTCTCGGTGGTGCTGGAGCGCCTGCCGGTGGAGCCCCGCACCGAACCCCTGCGGCTGCAGCTCACCCTGGGCACCCTGTTCCTGATGTTCACCGGGGCCGAGCAGGTGCTGGCGGAGTCGGGCCTGCCGGCGGCGGTGGCCGCGGGCGTGGTGGTGGGCCGGCGGCTGGAGAGCGAGGCCGCCGAGCTCGACGCCCTGATCCGCCAGCTGGCCCAGCTGGCGATCACCATGCTGTTTCCGCTGCTGGCCGCCGATGTGAGCTTCGCCCAGCTCAGCCCGCTGGGCTGGGGCGGCGTGGCCTGCGTGCTGGCGCTGATGC
This sequence is a window from Cyanobium sp. PCC 7001. Protein-coding genes within it:
- a CDS encoding DUF1643 domain-containing protein, which encodes MGKARFSGCGLYRWWLLRRWDAALPPLLFIGLNPSMADGRRDDPTLRRLVGLARGWGFGSLEVLNLYSRISASPSLLRRVDDPVGAPNDHWLRRRLALQPQAVVWAGWGAGGGLDAGRLAQLAPLLRTRRLHAVGVTASGDPRHPLYVPATAVLQRWSWRDPLALGHPGQT
- the polA gene encoding DNA polymerase I — encoded protein: MAPAEPNGPRPLLLLIDGHSLAFRSFYAFSKGGEGGLSTKDGVPTSVTYGFLKALLDHCKGLEPNGLVVAFDTDVPTFRHDADAAYKAHRDEAPEAFFQDLANLQTILRESLDIPLCMAPGYEADDVLGTLANRAADAGWRVRILSGDRDLFQLVDDSRDIAVLYMGGGPYAKNSGPVEVRREGVVSKLGVTPEEVVDLKALTGDSSDNIPGVRGVGPKTAINLLAAYEHLDGIYAALEALERSGPKAKDPKGVLKGALVGKLKDDRDNAFRSRMLAEILVNIPLPEAPRLELGRVDREALRSSLDELELASLARQVDRFAALFSADAGAADATISQEAKAVAEEGALAAPAAAGGPPDLQPQVILSPEALAALVQRLLGCTDPAAPVALDTETTALNPFQAELVGLGVAWGEGLTELAYIPIGHQPPVADDLLSETPTPPRQLPLDEVLTALAPWLASAEHPKALQNAKYDRLILLRHGLPLGGVVMDTLLADYLRDANAKHGLEVLAQRNLGFTPTSYGELVPKGASFAAVPVEAAALYCGMDVHVTRRLSPLLRRQLEELGPSLPALLDGVELPLEPVLAQMEATGIRIDTAYLQELSEELGATLARLEAEARAAAGVEFNLASPKQLGELLFDTLGLDRKKSRRTKTGWSTDANVLEKLEDDHPVVPLVLEHRTLSKLKSTYVDALPSLMEPETGRVHTDFNQAVTATGRLSSSNPNLQNIPIRTEFSRRIRKAFLPQEGWSLISADYSQIELRILTHLCGEEVLVEAYRNGDDVHALTARLLLDKEAVTPDERRLGKTINFGVIYGMGAQRFARETGVSQSQAKDFLSRYKQRYPKVFAFLELQERLALSRGYVETILGRRRPFAFDPSGLGRHLGKDPMEIDLEVARRGGLEAQQLRAAANAPIQGSSADIIKLAMVHLQQALSQQALPARLLLQVHDELVLEAAPEALDQVCDLTRQTMERAVQLTVPLVVETGVGPNWMEAK
- a CDS encoding cation:proton antiporter; its protein translation is MTPERLGLLWGVTVFAGAIAQALAWLTGLPGVVLLLSAGLLIGRAGLGLVEPLDLGDGLETVVGLFVSLVLFDGGLNLRLPADGTRQAVLRIAGVRLLLALLGGLLLAHGLAGLDWPLAAVFSAIVLATGPTVVNPLVRQIGLRAPLGEVLEGEGLVLEPIGAVLALLLLELVLGNLHGWRELAFGLLLRLGGGVLLGAAAGGLLSVVLERLPVEPRTEPLRLQLTLGTLFLMFTGAEQVLAESGLPAAVAAGVVVGRRLESEAAELDALIRQLAQLAITMLFPLLAADVSFAQLSPLGWGGVACVLALMLVVRPLAIALATWGMGFSLQQQTLLSWLAPRGIVTAAVASLFAIRLEQAGVVGAGRLQGLVFLTILLTVGLQGLSAGPLAGWLDLIQEDEPTPAPQGADQDGPDDDLSEAAADPAAIVAAAVEQQPGGE